The following proteins come from a genomic window of Miscanthus floridulus cultivar M001 chromosome 2, ASM1932011v1, whole genome shotgun sequence:
- the LOC136530502 gene encoding uncharacterized protein isoform X2, whose amino-acid sequence MSHPGKFVSVNLNRSYGQPAPSSHHGGGGGGRPSRPAGAGSSAGGGMVVLSRPRGASSLAKPQAPKLSVPPPLNLPSLRKEHERFDGSAAAAGGGVASAPPRSGGPAAGWTKPAPASEKPPGSAVLPGGVARPPSYGFAEKAVVLRGEDFPSLKAAVAPPTPPQPAQRQKDVDGARVVTPEARPGPLGMRPQVTTSQATEPLASGGSLGPGGRTSAERVQKPDLGPLPMVRLRYDSDWADDERDTGLSLPERDSRERGFGRTEAMLPGRDIYGAMREPFKKELFGRDAAATNKEGGQDGLLRSPMSNQHDRERTDGRPYSGGRGSSGQSYRESIAAGKDVWSNSKEPPMRAYGQNGVEQYGTTRVGEAASERYGNSSNNWPRLNSFQNNVGSKVQPFSGNKGPLINDPVAKFGREKRLAGSPAKPLIEDSGFDSISAVNLTAIKKKKEAAKPADFHDPARESFEAELDRILRVQEQERQRVMEEQERAREVARKQEEERERLIREEEERQRLMEEQAKQAAWQAEQERLEAAKRAEELRIAREEERKRIAMEEERRREAARQKLLELEAKIARRQAESNIGSARAVDDEFIPGDIKDRDLSHSANFGDRNDIDKMNECINTSAPLESSSFNRFSETVPRVHTLTDGRSSFIDRENAYYSSRAAFPEQENVHHSPRRDPFAAKRGNFPKKDLNDGFGSVSVRQSSTGRTTDSPWALEDFRHEKVPRWDASREIDRFSKQSDFDNELFNSDRFGDTAWLPSSSHGSLNAHAQQGDRMFQSPDVNELSSFTRPRYSMRQPRVPPPPIVTSVRSSVGASAQRINSSFVDGGNGESSGRDDVQIMQGQYGSAYQEASRQHGIRPDHISVNEHQIVDRKSPVLGSQSSLSVSSPPSSPPHVLHDEMDVSGDSPALPTSTDGERTVLSDNDHAALTVDADNTSRIAASGVPHLEDDEWSSVNNDDRRKQDEYDEDNDSYQEDEINEADDENIDLDDEFLEGQNTPVELEPVILGFDEGVQVEIPLNSQLELASVRSTERTVGVHLYSGVAEQENVSGSVVHSDPVTEAEKALQALTLDRVNALTKDSNGEPSNSLGTPASSSQLPQASSAGSIFSSASAVVGQNEVPVSLQFGLFTGPPLIPTPVPAIQIGSIQMPLHLHNQFNPSLPHMHPSTAPLYQFGQLRYVRPIAPSVRSLPSQAIRPVHSSIPAQHTLNQNASSVLPELTDGDTNQNIPAQASSSTFINKSAAPTDKLPLGMDSSNSQYLNASANNQMAGVEGFHGQVDRESAEGTTPSGRNQDLSLKRNYRPTSNNVESSQYGLEGRAMGDPKAPGVVSDRRGRRYGYAVKDINMRSTGSFVEPSHKDSKGGFQRRARRNVRRTEFRVRENIEKNQNETSESFCHGEQDEMTCSNGTRDVPARNTNRRELDMNKASRINEASDQSVSFRSTHNVPYERSHGGSKKSRTGAVPDGDTTSLQAGAVHVVKQQGIEIPVDADGFIEVRSKRQIMSVRREQREKENRSKMRMAKAPRKQHSVSLQSSVGPSVNKRAAPSSGEVPKKVSSGSAITVEGRIADYAETSVPLMGDTASMNLIGPPSTNAETHTNCFANQPIQIQTSSDLVTSSPAKLMSGLSEDNNKGASISTPFNMVSWDNSQINQQVMPLTQTQLEEAMRPAKFEQQAGSGFSLESNNALSPTVTTEKVFPSSASPINSLLAGEKIQFGAVTSPTMLPPVSRTVSSGLGAPGSSRPDMKIDRGLSSDNSGPDKANSKELCPSTEDAEAEAEAAASAVAVAAISTDEGSPADATTASAPDTKSFTSKDLSGLTSGGARTGQAGQSSNEELLTVALPADLSVDTPSMSLWPPIASPQASGPMLSQFHGAQPSHFSCFDMNSMLGGHIFAFGPSDESAGSQGQHPQRSNALPSAPLGAWPQCHSGVDSFYHPPTGYAGPFITPGGIPGVQGPPHMVVYNHFAPVGQFGQMGLGFMGATYIPGDKQPDWKQSQGPPIVGVSQSDPNSQNMVSGQLNAPSVPAPVPHLRPTSIMPIPSPLTMFDIAPFQTSTDIQMQTCWPRMPVPLHSVPLSVALQQHPVDGTATQQFVHNVPVDKSSTNNRFQESSVSAGPSDGNKTFPNAAASQYRDELGLVEQPASTSSSSQTVQPSFGQAGVISNEVSTSAKVVVRATPSKVNPGTAAGVASNTNGPQVTSIPSKTHQSSSSSDQQYQHPVNNQDRRARATQKAGTGNEWQRRSGYQGRSQGSGSDRSSGTGRMKQIYVAKPSSTSGHAPSG is encoded by the exons ATGTCGCACCCCGGCAAGTTTGTCTCCGTCAACCTCAACCGATCCTACGGCCAGCCCGCTCCCTCATCAcaccatggcggtggcggcggcggccgcccctCCCGCCCCGCCGGCGCCGGCTCCTCAGCCGGCGGCGGCATGGTGGTGCTCTCCCGACCGCGCGGAGCCTCCTCCCTCGCCAAGCCGCAGGCGCCCAAGCTCTCCGTCCCGCCGCCGCTCAACCTACCGTCGCTCCGCAAGGAGCACGAGCGATTCGACGGCTCGGCGGCCGCTGCGGGGGGCGGGGTCGCCTCGGCCCCGCCTCGATCCGGCGGGCCTGCTGCCGGCTGGACCAAGCCCGCCCCGGCGTCCGAGAAGCCTCCCGGCTCCGCAGTGCTTCCTGGCGGCGTCGCCAGGCCACCGTCATATGGGTTTGCGGAGAAAGCCGTCGTCTTGCGCGGGGAGGACTTCCCGTCCTTGAAAGCAGCTGTTGCCCCGCCAACACCTCCGCAGCCTGCGCAGCGGCAGAAGGATGTTGATGGGGCGCGGGTCGTCACACCAGAGGCGCGACCAGGACCTCTTGGGATGCGGCCGCAGGTGACAACCTCGCAGGCCACTGAGCCACTGGCCTCTGGTGGGAGCTTGGGACCTGGTGGCCGCACTTCTGCTGAGAGGGTGCAGAAGCCTGATCTGGGGCCGCTTCCGATGGTCCGGCTTAGGTATGATTCTGACTGGGCTGATGACGAGCGTGACACAGGGCTGAGCCTTCCAGAGCGGGACAGCAGGGAGAGGGGATTTGGCAGGACTGAGGCCATGCTTCCAGGGCGCGACATTTATGGAGCAATGAGGGAGCCCTTCAAAAAGGAGCTGTTTGGGAGAGATGCGGCTGCAACAAATAAAGAAGGTGGGCAAGACGGCCTGTTGCGATCTCCCATGTCAAACCAACACGATAGGGAGCGAACAGATGGCCGACCATACAGTGGTGGCAGAGGAAGCAGTGGGCAATCATATCGAGAAAGCATAGCTGCCGGAAAGGATGTGTGGAGTAATAGTAAGGAGCCTCCTATGCGTGCCTATGGTCAGAATGGGGTGGAACAGTATGGAACCACACGAGTTGGGGAAGCTGCTAGCGAGCGTTACGGCAACAGTTCAAATAATTGGCCTAGGTTGAATTCTTTCCAGAATAATGTTGGTTCCAAAGTGCAGCCCTTTAGTGGTAATAAAGGGCCTTTAATTAATGATCCAGTGGCAAAATTTGGTAGGGAGAAGCGGCTGGCTGGTTCCCCTGCTAAGCCTTTAATAGAGGATAGCGGTTTTGACAGCATTTCTGCCGTTAACTTGACtgcaataaagaagaagaaagaagcagCTAAACCAGCTGATTTTCATGACCCAGCAAGGGAGTCGTTTGAGGCAGAGCTTGATAGGATCTTGAGGGTACAGGAGCAGGAGAGACAACGGGTAATGGAAGAACAGGAAAGGGCCAGAGAAGTTGCTCGGAAGCAAGAAGAGGAACGGGAGAGGCTGATACGAGAAGAGGAGGAGAGGCAACGTCTGATGGAGGAGCAGGCAAAGCAAGCAGCTTGGCAAGCTGAGCAAGAGAGGCTGGAAGCTGCTAAAAGGGCTGAGGAGCTGAGAATTGCCAGGGAGGAGGAAAGGAAGAGGATTGCCATGGAGGAGGAGCGGCGTAGGGAGGCAGCGCGTCAGAAGCTCCTAGAATTGGAGGCAAAAATTGCTAGAAGACAAGCAGAATCAAACATTGGCAGCGCAAGAGCTGTCGATGATGAATTTATTCCTGGAGATATCAAGGACAGAGACCTGTCACACTCTGCTAACTTTGGTGACAGAAACGATATTGATAAAATGAACGAGTGCATCAATACCTCAGCACCATTGGAATCCTCTAGTTTTAACAGGTTCAGTGAGACAGTTCCAAGGGTGCACACTCTTACGGATGGACGCTCTTCATTTATTGATAGAGAAAATGCATACTATAGTTCACGAGCTGCATTTCCAGAACAAGAGAATGTGCATCATAGTCCACGGCGTGACCCTTTTGCTGCAAAGAGGGGAAATTTCCCTAAGAAAGATCTTAATGATGGATTTGGGAGTGTTTCGGTCAGGcaatcttcaacaggccgaacaACTGATTCTCCATGGGCACTCGAAGATTTCCGTCATGAAAAGGTTCCACGATGGGACGCGTCTAGGGAGATTGACCGTTTCAGCAAACAATCTGACTTTGATAATGAGCTTTTTAACAGTGACAGGTTTGGAGATACAGCTTGGCTGCCTAGTAGTTCTCATGGAAGCCTCAATGCTCATGCTCAACAAGGAGATAGGATGTTTCAGAGTCCTGATGTTAATGAATTGTCTTCTTTTACCAGACCACGCTACTCTATGCGGCAACCACGTGTCCCCCCACCCCCAATTGTGACATCTGTGCGAAGTTCAGTCGGTGCTTCAGCTCAACGTATCAATTCATCTTTTGTGGATGGTGGGAACGGAGAGAGTTCTGGTAGAGATGATGTGCAGATTATGCAGGGTCAGTATGGAAGTGCATACCAAGAGGCATCTCGCCAGCATGGGATACGACCTGACCACATTTCTGTTAATGAGCACCAAATTGTGGACAGAAAAAGCCCTGTATTGGGTTCACAATCTTCTCTTTCTGTTTCAAGCCCTCCTAGCTCACCTCCACATGTTTTGCATGATGAGATGGATGTATCAGGTGATTCTCCTGCGTTACCGACTTCTACTGATGGTGAACGAACGGTGCTCTCTGACAACGACCATGCAGCTCTGACTGTAGATGCAGACAATACAAGCAGAATTGCTGCCTCAGGAGTGCCCCACTTGGAGGATGATGAATGGTCAAGTGTAAACAATGATGATAGGCGGAAACAGGATGaatatgatgaagacaatgatagCTACCAGGAAGATGAAATCAATGAAGCTGATGATGAGAATATTGACTTGGATGATGAGTTCTTAGAGGGACAGAATACACCTGTAGAACTGGAACCAGTTATACTTGGATTTGATGAGGGCGTGCAGGTTGAAATTCCACTGAATAGTCAACTTGAATTAGCTTCTGTGAGGAGCACTGAAAGGACTGTTGGAGTACATCTATACTCAGGAGTTGCAGAGCAAGAGAATGTCAGTGGTTCAGTTGTCCATTCTGATCCTGTTACTGAAGCAGAGAAAGCACTGCAGGCATTGACTCTTGATCGTGTAAATGCCCTGACAAAAGACAGTAATGGGGAGCCATCCAATAGCTTAGGGACACCTGCTTCAAGTTCCCAGTTACCTCAGGCATCTTCTGCAGGTTCTATTTTTTCATCAGCTTCAGCAGTAGTTGGGCAGAATGAAGTACCTGTTAGCCTCCAGTTTGGTTTGTTTACAGGTCCTCCTCTAATACCAACTCCAGTTCCAGCCATTCAAATTGGTTCCATACAGATGCCACTCCATCTCCACAATCAGTTTAACCCATCCCTGCCTCACATGCACCCTTCAACAGCCCCTTTATATCAGTTTGGCCAGTTGAGGTATGTCCGTCCTATCGCCCCGAGTGTTCGATCGCTGCCTTCTCAGGCCATCCGCCCTGTACATTCTTCCATACCAGCTCAACATACATTGAATCAGAATGCGTCCAGTGTTCTACCTGAGCTAACGGATGGAGATACAAACCAGAACATCCCAGCTCAGGCAAGCTCATCCACCTTTATCAATAAATCAGCAGCGCCTACAGACAAGCTTCCCCTTGGAATGGACAGTTCAAACTCTCAGTATCTCAATGCTTCTGCAAACAATCAGATGGCTGGTGTGGAGGGATTTCATGGCCAGGTGGACAGAGAATCTGCTGAGGGTACAACTCCCAGTGGTAGGAATCAAGATCTCTCTTTGAAGAGGAATTACAGACCTACCTCCAACAATGTAGAATCTTCTCAATATGGTTTGGAGGGGAGAGCCATGGGTGATCCAAAGGCTCCTGGTGTTGTCTCTGATAGAAGGGGGAGGAGATATGGTTATGCTGTTAAAGACATCAACATGAGATCTACCGGCTCATTTGTTGAACCTTCTCATAAAGATTCCAAAGGAGGATTCCAGAGAAGGGCTCGTAGGAATGTAAGACGGACTGAGTTTAGAGTTCGGGAGAACATCGAGAAGAATCAAAATGAAACTTCTGAGTCATTTTGCCATGGTGAACAAGACGAGATGACATGCTCCAATGGAACAAGAGATGTTCCAGCGAGAAATACTAATAGAAGGGAACTTGATATGAACAAGGCTTCTAGGATAAATGAAGCAAGTGATCAGAGTGTCTCATTTAGAAGTACACACAATGTTCCTTATGAGAGATCTCATGGTGGGAGCAAGAAGTCTAGAACAGGTGCTGTCCCTGATGGAGATACTACCTCATTGCAAGCTGGAGCTGTTCATGTTGTGAAGCAACAGGGCATTGAGATCCCTGTTGATGCAGATGGCTTCATTGAAGTAAGGTCCAAAAGACAGATCATGAGTGTCAGGAGAGAGCAGAGGGAGAAAGAAAATAGATCCAAAATGAGGATGGCAAAG GCTCCCCGCAAACAGCATAGTGTTTCCCTACAAAGCTCAGTTGGTCCTAGTGTGAATAAGCGAGCAGCTCCTTCGAGTGGAGAAGTTCCAAAGAAAGTTTCTTCCGGTTCTGCCATCACGGTAGAAGGAAGAATTGCTGACTATGCTGAAACTTCAGTTCCATTGATGGGTGATACGGCTTCCATGAACCTCATAGGGCCACCTTCAACCAATGCAGAAACTCATACAAACTGCTTTGCCAATCA GCCTATCCAGATCCAGACATCCTCTGACTTGGTCACCTCCAGTCCTGCAAAGCTTATGAGTGGCTTATCTGAAGACAACAATAAAGGGGCATCTATTAGTACTCCATTTAACATGGTTTCCTGGGATAATTCACAAATAAACCAGCAG GTTATGCCATTAACTCAAACTCAACTTGAAGAAGCTATGAGACCAGCTAAATTTGAACAGCAGGCTGGGTCTGGCTTTTCTTTGGAGTCCAACAATGCTTTGTCTCCCACAGTAACCACAGAAAAGGTGTTCCCTTCATCTGCTAGTCCTATTAATTCCCTTCTGGCTGGAGAGAAGATTCAATTTG GGGCAGTAACCTCGCCAACCATGCTACCCCCAGTTAGCCGAACTGTTTCAAGTGGTCTTGGAGCTCCAGGTTCATCTAGGCCTGATATGAAGATTGATCGAGGCTTGTCTAGCGATAACAGTGGTCCTGATAAGGCAAATTCCAAGGAATTATGTCCGAGTACCGAGGATGCAGAAGCAGAGGCTGAAGCAGCTGCTTCTGCTGTGGCTGTGGCAGCTATTAGCACTGATGAGGGATCTCCAGCTGATGCGACTACAGCATCGGCTCCAGACACCAAGAGCTTTACAAGCAAGGATCTCAGTGGGTTAACATCAGGAG GGGCAAGAACAGGTCAAGCTGGTCAATCATCCAACGAAGAGCTGCTCACAGTTGCTCTTCCTGCAGACTTATCAGTTGATACTCCATCCATGTCCTTGTGGCCTCCTATAGCCAGTCCACAAGCATCAGGGCCAATGCTTTCTCAGTTTCATGGTGCACAGCCATCCCACTTTTCCTGCTTTGATATGAATTCGATGTTAGGAGGGCACATTTTTGCATTTGGCCCAAGTGACGAATCTGCTGGTTCTCAAGGTCAGCACCCTCAAAGAAGCAATGCATTGCCTTCAGCACCATTGGGAGCTTGGCCGCAGTGTCATTCTGGGGTAGACTCTTTCTACCATCCTCCAACTGGGTACGCTGGTCCTTTCATTACTCCGGGTGGAATCCCAGGCGTGCAAGGTCCCCCACATATGGTGGTCTATAACCACTTCGCCCCAGTAGGGCAATTTGGTCAGATGGGACTTGGTTTTATGGGAGCCACTTATATCCCTGGTGACAAGCAGCCTGATTGGAAGCAAAGCCAAGGACCACCTATTGTTGGTGTAAGCCAGAGTGATCCAAACAGCCAAAATATGGTGTCTGGTCAATTAAATGCTCCTAGTGTTCCTGCTCCAGTTCCACATCTACGCCCAACTTCTATCATGCCAATCCCGTCTCCATTGACCATGTTCGACATTGCTCCTTTCCAG ACATCTACAGACATACAGATGCAAACGTGTTGGCCACGTATGCCTGTACCTCTACACTCAGTTCCATTATCAGTTGCACTTCAGCAGCATCCAGTAGATGGTACAGCCACACAACAGTTTGTTCATAACGTGCCAGTAGACAAGTCCAGTACAAATAACCGATTTCAGGAGTCCTCTGTTTCTGCTGGACCATCAGATGGCAACAAGACCTTCCCAAATGCAGCTGCCTCTCAGTACAGAGATGAGTTAGGTCTTGTCGAACAGCCAGCCTCAACTAGTTCAAGCTCCCAAACTGTTCAGCCTTCATTTGGCCAGGCAGGCGTGATCAGCAATGAAGTCTCGACCAGTGCCAAAGTCGTGGTTAGAGCGACCCCATCTAAAGTCAACCCTGGAACTGCCGCAGGGGTTGCTAGCAACACGAACGGCCCTCAGGTCACCAGCATACCTTCCAAGACCCAtcagtcgtcatcatcatcagaccAGCAGTACCAGCATCCGGTTAACAATCAGGATCGCCGGGCCCGTGCGACCCAAAAGGCTGGAACTGGTAATGAGTGGCAACGGCGATCAGGGTACCAGGGTAGGAGTCAAGGTTCTGGTTCCGACAGGAGTTCAGGCACTGGTAGGATGAAGCAGATCTACGTTGCGAAACCCTCGTCAACAAGTGGCCATGCCCCATCAGGCTAG